The stretch of DNA TCGGCGGATTTGTATCGAAATTATCTCATATCGATGCAGGAATTAGGATACCGAATACGATTTCGTAGGAAATAAATTTCCTTTCGAGGAGaatctttaattttgtatttttttataatcgaCACATCGATCAATTTATGATCTGCGATAGTCCGATTGATGACGACAATACTGGAGTTGgaaaataatcgaatattttgaaacatgTGTTTCAACGTAGGTTAAAACTGATGCAGATTTCGCGAAAGCTGAATGTCGATGCATCATGACACGTTTTTTCGATGTGCAGACCGAGCTTCAGTACGGTCGTCGTAAAGCAACATGCGCCTGAACATCGGCAAACCGTTTTCGTTGCTGCGCGTTCTTGTCATGACGACAAGTGTTTAACATTTTCAGTAGCGTACTCGACATCTGAGTTATGTCTAATAGATTACGCTTACGTTTCTATGAAGCGACACTTCGTGGACGGCGGGCCTAAATTAGAATTAGTAGCACGTCTACGCTGTAAACTGTACATCGCTGAGCATGAAACGGAACACGGAGAGACGTTCGTCTTTCTCctaaagaaatattcgtttaGAATTCGAGAAGAAGATATCGCTGTTTTTCTATCTATGATGGAACGTGTCGTTCGTGCACgcattgtaaaataatatcgtCGCTTCTACGTCCTCTTACTTTTGTACGCAATTCTTTTTAAAAGAGAAATCACAACGACGTACGAGTCGTTTGTCGACACGAGCTGTTACTTCCCTTAACGAGCTCTACTGTCTGCTGTTGCAATTAAGGGGACCCTGGACACGTTAACGATCTTCACGTTTTCTAAACGACTTAATTTCCCTTTCGATCCGGTTTCGATCCAACTTCGTCCTCTTTCGTTCGatactttttaaaaatattctatgaaTCCTAAAATCCTAAAATAATGTCTTTTAGTATTATCAATGGGTAAAGAAAATACCTTTTCGATTTAACTTCTGTCTAACTTCCTTCCTTACCGTTCGAcggaaaatttgtttaattctaAAATTGTAATGTATTATAGAATAGTTTCGTAATTGAAGATCGTACGTTACTGTGATTTCGtgtaaattatagaatataatCTGTTGCTTGGGGCAACGTTACAGACTCGATCTCCTTTGTAAATATATCATCAGAGAATGTTAACTTAGAGCACATGGCTGGTGTCGGTTGTTTAGGGCATTTTGACTGCGGTGCTGGGCGCGTTTCTAGGACAGGGCAGAGACCCCGATCAGGTTGCTGTCATGGCTAAAAACGCTTCCGAGGTTAGTACCTGATCGAACACATTGTACATGAATGATTTCACTCCTTCTGTCTCTTTTTCTAATTGACGTTTCGTCAAAAGATACACTAGAATATAGACTATGgatatttatacgaaatacatatttttctaaataactAAAGAAGCAGAGTATTCTAcgttggatattttatatatcttcgtatatgcgttttattttttgtccTTCGTCACACTCCCTGCTAAGATATTAACAAGTAATCACAATTACAAGTATTccataaatatgaataaataattaattagttattagCTAGCGAATTAGTACAGTTTTATATACTTCTATAGGCGGTGCAAAAGATTTATCTCCTTTAGGAAACTTGGGGCATTTTTCACATTGTCTTCTTCTATTGGTTAGAAGCGATTGCATATCGTTGGGTATTTTTAAGTTGCATCTTgtatcttcgaatttgatgcAGTAGCAAAGTATACATACGCTGGTGCTGTTGGTGTTGCAATACTCAGGGGGTTCAGCATTCTGTTTTAagtattttatgtatcttcgAATTCCCCACAGATGCAcaaaaatccacagtctatttatcatttctaaattttacaatgaagttttcgtgaaaaattttattaagatCAATGACAGAGGAATTGACGAAGCGTCGATAagctaaaataaaataaaaagtacgCTTTCCACGAGTAGAATAATGCTTTTGCTCTGTTGATTTCGCCTAGTATTATAATTCTTACACGCATTTAATGGATCAATTTCTCCGAAACAGTTCATTAGCATAGTGATCAATCTTCTGGACGCGTTGAAGACCTCGTTCTCTCATCGTTCCCTGGCAGCTAGGTCTATGGGAAGACGAGACACGGTTTCAGAAGCTGCAGTCGCCTCCATTTCCATGCTCAAGGtacttgaaaatataattttttgcaTAAACCTATTCTGTTTTTATCCGTTCTGAGATTAAcgcgatttttattttagggCTACATGAGGTCAGTGAAGTCATTTAATAACGTTGGTCGTGCGGAAGATGAAGGTCAACGAGGCTGCGCCGAAAGAGCCCTCTGCGAGGCCAGTGCAGAGTGTGTTGCAGATGCTCAGGGGACGTCTTCTATCTTCTGTCAACTTGGATCGTAAGTgcctttatttttcttgtaGTGTTCTTCCAATTGAGAAGATTTCTGggaagaatatatatagtaagtatatatataggCGATGAATGCTTTTCtagttaaatatttgaattattctATAAACGTACAAAAGAACAAAGTTCTTCAATTCGTCGCAGTGACACATTTcatttccaaattttcaaatatccgATGTTTAAAATTCTCAAATTTCTAAACTTACGAGTCTTCTAATTCTCGAAATCCAAGTTTTCGAACTTTTAAATCCTGTAATCcctatatttttacattcttaGATTTCCAGAGTTGAAAAGTTTCAGATTTTCAAATTAACAGTTGACACAAAGCAATTAAAACTCAGGTATCACAGTAGTTAgagagtgtacaaaatattaaaagtatcTTCGACACAATCTACCTAACTCGTCATTTTGTCTTATGGACTGGATTGCCAGAAAGCTCCTCGATTGTGAATCTACATAACATTAACAAAGAAAACAGTGATTGACCGACGCTGACAAACAACATAATACTTGCAATAATAAAcgagtaataaataaaatttcttacatTTTCAAGGTACGCGACAAGTTACCTGCTCCAAAGGCAGAGCGGAGTAGGTTTCGAAGCACTGTACGAAGCAGGTCGACGCGGACGCACCGGTGAAGATTGCAGAACCCTGTTCATGGATTGCAACGCCGTATGAAAACCCTTTTCGATTCCTTCAAGTACGATTTAGACTCTCTGCGACGCGACTAACACCGCACTCGGTTATTCCTAACTTCTCTAAATTAAACTCAACGAGGAATTCCGTTTAAAACGATCATTCCTTCGTTAAAAGATTTTCTATTAACTTTTGGAGTGTCTTGGCCGGGTGTGTCGTGTGCCGAAGTTTAAATCGCACCGATGGAAGAGTAGCTTTATACGCGAGAACCGTGTCGAGACCAAACCAGAATGGTGATCCTCTTCTCGAAGCTCTCGTTCGACGAACTCGCCTCATCGATCGACCAATTTTAAATTGGAACATTTAGAACCGAGACTTAGTCGAAGCGAAATTATAACGAAAGTAAGATCCGATCTGAATTGACGAAATCATAGGTTTTATTGATCGATTAATGATCAGTTTTTAATACATTGTTGACCAGTCACTATTAAACTCGTGTTTACACGTACGGACGTTGTGGCTGGTGATACAGGCGTTCATCTTTGGATAAAATATCAAGCAGTATGCATCAATGTTTGCATAAAATAGCTAGTGAACAGTGTGTTAATTTATTGGTCGATCAACGTGTCCGACAGCGTTGCTATTAATTGGTCGATAATCCGTAACGATTGATAAAACTCTCCGAGTTCTCTGGGATGTGGAAACGTTCCTGGCGGATCCTGAGAGTTCATTTACGTAAAAGGAGTTCACGACAGAGAGGATACGCGTGAGAAGAGGCCGTGCACGAAACAATGGCGAGAGTATAATACACTTTAAAGTAGATGTAGACTGAATGAGATTCCAGGGCCTGGACGAACTGTGTACCGTTTGGACAGGTCTCTACGACAATcacgatatttatttctatttattgaACTTAGTGGACATAGAGTTAGCCCGTAGTCGAGACTCGAACAGCTACCACGCAAAGGGAGGACCCGTTCTTTTCCTTGAAAATCAATTATCGAACGTTAATTGTAATATCTGCATTGTTAATCTCTGTTTGAATTGAATCTGCGTTTTCTTTTTGCCACGATCCGAGTCGACATCTTCAATATTTAATCTCTAGCTTGTTCGCATCTAGCGAGACAGTTTCTTCGTTTAGGGGAGGAAGACGAGCTTTGAGTTGTCGGATGTTTTACGTTTGGTAAATCAGATTGACGAGTTTCTTCGAATCTTTTTTTCTGGCTTGTTTCAATGGGATTCGAGGAAATTTGTACGTTGGAATGCCCCTCCctagttttcttttttacgagTTAACGTCTCAGGATATTGTGTTTGTTTTATCACCCGCTCAAAATTATCTATTGTATATaggtattatatatgtatacacgtaaacacacacacacaaacaaacaaacacaCGGGTGGAGTTTTTTCACAATAGCCACGTTCTGTTCTATTTAGCTCAGTTAGCGTATCTCTTAGACGTAAGTTGTATGTATGATGTGCGGTACGATGATATctcaattgaaattaataaacgGTCTTATCGATAAATCTTAGTCCTCGAAATCCTTCAAAATCCTTAGTCCttcaattataaattataaattttcaaatcttttGTACAAATTTGTAACTCTCGCTTTCGTTATTTTTGCACGCATCCTCTacataaaattcattaataaCAATTAAGGCAATTAATACGCCGATTATTGGATCAAAGTCGCGTTGGCTTCTCGCTGTGACAACTTTCCTTTCTTAAAAGTCCTCGAGCTAACCGACGCTCTCTGAAAATTGTTGCTGGCGTCATCAGCGTTAAATCTTCATCAAAATACTCATGAACACTCACAGTCTTCGAATCCAACCAGGACAGTCGTCTCAGTAATCCTCTAAATTAAACGCAACGACAAATTTCGTTAAAGATTTCATTTAGCTTCATACGCGAGAACCGTGTCGAGACCAAACGAGAACGGTGATCCTCTTTCCGAAGCTGTCGTTCAACGAACCCACCACATCGATCAACCGATTAAATCGGTCGCCTTTTAAAACATTTAGAACCACGATTAAGCCGAATTTTCATGTAAAATGTAACGCTACTTTTTGTCTAGTCTCTTTGATTTGGAATAGAAATCAACATAAGACAGGTGAATAGTGTAAATTTTCTTACCacaatcttttttattaacaaaGGTTCCGTGTAATATCTGAATgacgttttttcttttatcccTCGATATTTTTGGTTTTTCCGTCCCTTTTTTGAAGTCCTTTATGCCGAGGATTCGAACTCGCGACGCGTCGTCTTCAGTTCTGGGCTTTAACGAGCGTAGCTGGCTGCCCCGCCTTATCCctcgatattaaaaaatgaagaaattgaaagatCCAAAGATTTAAAGATTCAAAGAATCGAAGTTAAGGGGCTATTCTGGactagaaatttgaaaaaatcgaaaatttttttcgtatttccAAAGTTTAGACATTCAAGAATATGCCCTTAAAAggatttttcgaaatttcaattattttatgagtTACAGCCATTTTTGTGACGTGGCATCTGCTCTGGTCCGACCGGGACCAACGTGCAATAAAACTTTAAACgcgtttttctcgaaactaCATTTTCCGAGTTGGCGTGCACGATATCTCAAGTTCTAACGAAccgatttattttaaatttggtCCGAATATTCCTTATATACTCCTCTATCGTCCGGACCACGCTCAGCTCAAAATCcttaatattactattttttaaacgttcggAATTGTCAAAAAAACGTGCGAAATAAGacattttttttcaaacgGCCGTCATTTTGCGAAAAAATGTTGTATCGACTTTTCCAAGGTTCAGACGATAGCGGCATCCATACTAATTAAGAATCCGTTCGCATTTTTTGTTTCGGGTGACCAGAAGGGTTGATATCACGCACGCCACGACACCCCATTTTCTTGGCAGCACCCACTTTGCCAGCTcgtaactttttaaatattgaatcttttttttcagtgaattttttacgtaatctcgaaatatcaataaacaaaCGCTAAAAAGAAGgatagcaaaaatattttttgtttcgcttGTACAGAGCTTCAAAAATCGGCCGAAATTCGTGCCTCTAAACCAGAATACCTCCTTAAATGTCGAATCTTCGTGAAAATCCTACTTGTTCCTTGAACCCAACTAGGTCAACTGTCTCAGCAATTACTCGGTTTAAAGACATTCTGTTGCTGAGATAGGGAACAATGTGTCTGCAGATCTTCATGATAACAAAAATTATCTTCGCTTCTGCGACAACGAGGACATTGTGCGTTTAACCGGTGCAACCAGCGGACAGGCGCGAACAACGCCAAGAGAATCACAGTCCGTGACAAAAAGCAAGAAGAACAAACTGTTGGTTCCTTGCGCGAAACAGTGTGAATTAACGCGCAAAGACGGAAGGTTGCGAAAGACGGAAGCTTCTTCGCGCGTTTGTCGGTGATTCGTTGAAGGTGAGACACCTGTGACTCGAAAGTGCTTCCTATCAAGTAAATTCGAATTCTCCTGCATAATTACAGATCCTTTGAAAATCGATTGTAACGatacattattaattaattaatttttctgttGGCAAATATACTTGCAAACGATGTTCGAATCTATTGATGAATTTCTtctaaatttacaatttttctattataatttattttccttcAGAATTAAATACTTGGCAAAGTACTGAAAGCAGTAGCACAGATCAAAATTTTTACCAACcgttgaaattatttctttcaaaatttatGACTTTTTCGAAGTACCAAACGTGGTAggtactttttttttttttttaaagacgTTAAAAATGGTAACTGTGGATGCATTTCTATAAACTGTCGATAAACCTTCTTACAGATGACGTTTAAATCCTTGATGAACTTTGGAGGCTACAAGGATTCTTATTATCCTAATGTAGATAGGTACCATAGTGGCCCTGCTGGTGGCTACCATCACAGCGGATCTGGAGGATACCATCATAGCGAATCTGGAGGATATCATCATAGTTCTCGAGGGTGAAAAACGCTAATATCGATTAGAATTCTCGTGCTGCATAACTGGCAAAATCGTGGCATCATGATACAAATGACAAAGAAATAGTtctattacaaaaatatacagcTTGTGCTACGAACTTACTTACTTTTTGATCGTTGTTATTAAATTACTGAGATAATCAATTGTTAGTTAGATTGTCgttaaattattatcatcattataattattatatttatattataattattcagATAATTATCGTGGTGTTATGAATATTTTCAGTGGCAAAGGCAAAGGAGGCGACAAGGGAGCTGCACTCAGTGCTCTAACGTTGCTTGCTTTTCTCTTCTTACTAAACATCATGCAGGTAACTTTTCTTCCTATCGAACTATCTGCGAATCTTGTTCGAAAAATTTCCATCTAATTAATTCACAACACCTAAAATGAACAAACATTCCTTTGGTGACTAATCACAGTACAGACAGGACCattatctttctttctcctacTTTTTCTTTAAGGGGGTATTCTGGTCTAGAGGCACGAATTTCGGCCGATTTTTGAAGCTCTGTACaagcgaaacaaaaaatatttttgctatcCTTCTTTTTAGCGtttgtttattgatatttcgagattacgtaaaaaattcactgaaaaaaaagattcaatatttaaaaagttacgAGCTGGCAAAGTGGGTGCTGCAAAAAAAATGGGGTGTCGTGGCGTGCGTGATATCAACCCTTCTGGTCACCCGAAACAAAAAATGCGAACGGATTCTTAATTAGTATGGATGCCGCTATCGTCTGAACCTTGGAAAAGTCGATACAACATTTTTTCGCAGAATGACGGtcgtttgaaaaaaaatgtCTTATTTCGCACGTTTTTTTGACAATTccgaacgtttaaaaaatagtaatattaaagattttgaGCTGAGCGTGGTCCGGACGATAGAGGAGTATATAAGGAATATTCGGaccaaatttaaaataaatcggTTCGTTAGAACTTGAGATATCGTGCACGCCAACTCGGAAAATGtagtttcgagaaaaacgcGTTTAAAGTTTTATTGCACGTTGGTCCCGGTCGGACCGGTGCAGATGCCACGTCACAAAAATGGCTGTAactcataaaataattgaaatttcgaaaaatccTTTTAAAGGTATATTCTTGAATGTCTAAACtttggaaatatgaaaaaaaattttcgattttttcaaatttctagacCAGAATACCTCCttaaatatttagttagttTATCATATTGAAGAAAATGTACTTTTACGCCCGACTTACTGATCTATGCCGTATTTTCAGCAATCGATGCAGGACCAGAATTCGATGATAACGACGACAGCGGCAACGATTGTCCTGCGTGACAACGATCAGCCAGTGGTGGTGGACTCGAAGGAGGAAAAGGAGAATGCTAAGAGGGAGGAGACGAAGCGCGTCAGTAGTTACAGGACGCCAGCAAAATCCAAGATCCAAAGGCTTAACAGTCaatatattaaatgaaatCAGATTAGTACACAATGATTCAGTACAGAGTTAGTTGAAAGTAGATGAATTAAAATGAAGAACTTTGCACCGAGACCAGAATCGCAAGCTGTTCTCGTACACGTTTAACAATGTCATCGTTAAAAGATCGCCAGCATTGAAATCGTAttaagataatatttattgaattcATTCTGTAACAATTCCATAAACAGACGTGCTTCGAAATATCGTATAAGTAGCATCATACGTTATTCTCATAATTCACACTCCGCCattatttttttcctcttttccctCTTCGTCTTTCGTAATTccaatttttcttctctttctgtatatacatacatatatatatatatacatatttatttatttatttatatcttgttCGTAATGTAATTCTTTcatttgtgtgtgtgtgtgtatatatatatatatatgtatataataatagcCGTATAATTTCTTTGAGaataaacatacatatatacagcGAAAAATGTCCATCTCTTTCTTacgttcttttcttctctcttctttttctttcttttttttttttttatttgttcatCCTCGAAATTTCTTATAATCGTTTTACGCGCGAACGAATTTGCGGATACGAACACGTTACTTCCGGCAAGTCGACGCGGAACTCAGTCgaaagttattatatttataagaataGACTCTATaggaataaataatttgctgTTTCTCAGAAAATAACAGGCTTAGAGCCGTCCGCGACGAAGCTTCTTGcttttatcttctttcctACGGATTTCTTTTTTGTCTTTTACGCCACTTTTCtcctatcttttttttctttctccctcgtttcttttctcttcttctttccatctctcctttttttcctcGCGCCTAAAGAAAAAGATTCTTATTACAGTTAACACCGAGCGGAGTTGTTTCTTCAATTTCCctattactttaattaacaACGCGAGTCGATCGTTTCCCATTGTCGGacctataaatatttatttcttcggTCTGTCACTCGAATATTCCTTGCTTTTCTCTTCGTCACCTCGACGCTCCTTTCACCGCGATACAACGATGATCACCGCTTTGCGTGCAACTTCCGGTTCCTCAATAAGACGACTCGACCAGCGACGAGCTCTGAACGACCCACCGGAGGATCATCAAGATCGAATCGAGAGCGATTCAACTCAGATACGCCTAATTTTCCGCAGAGTAATTGCAAGATCACCGTGTTacattttttctaattaaCGTACAATAATTTGTG from Bombus huntii isolate Logan2020A chromosome 3, iyBomHunt1.1, whole genome shotgun sequence encodes:
- the LOC126863511 gene encoding uncharacterized protein LOC126863511 isoform X1 translates to MKYNQYVSLCLVALVLGQAASLPQHPQYPQQFQQQVRDERKFAEKPNAMKKVALDDLDDISTNQIQEGSSTGFSWSNMLSMLMQMLLGQTGGVAGPSKNEIDDGAPASPWANLLSVGLRVLTALLGGPQQPVDGIDKVDNQSSPMQGILTAVLGAFLGQGRDPDQVAVMAKNASEFISIVINLLDALKTSFSHRSLAARSMGRRDTVSEAAVASISMLKGYMRSVKSFNNVGRAEDEGQRGCAERALCEASAECVADAQGTSSIFCQLGSYATSYLLQRQSGVGFEALYEAGRRGRTGEDCRTLFMDCNAV